The following are encoded together in the Clostridium sp. BJN0013 genome:
- a CDS encoding nucleotidyltransferase domain-containing protein, which produces MGRTILQYQKAFNSAIDRFKANKSVLAVMVFGSMISGDLWDESDIDLLVVFDNKRTGLKDIYTEEKGIPIHIKLMSKSNFLQSSKEDLKGGFIHRIVSSSRLVFSKDMEITSKYDVGRYYPDLDRERWNMVYLGELFKNMGVCKKYLQNDVIYTSYIAAVRSVEEFSKLYVNSSGHMISKDAVTIAMNLNNSFRKCVEELFFSKLDVAEAINDIMDYFKKYIDKNIRNITKVLLNYMREKDSFLSSEDIKNDRLFYNYDINMEEILNSLWQKNLLKKDTRDYKMKDGTTLAKENVYFM; this is translated from the coding sequence ATGGGAAGGACTATCTTGCAATATCAAAAAGCTTTTAACAGTGCTATTGATAGATTTAAAGCTAATAAATCAGTTCTTGCAGTTATGGTCTTTGGAAGTATGATTAGTGGAGACTTGTGGGATGAATCAGATATTGATTTGCTTGTAGTATTTGATAATAAGAGAACTGGTTTAAAAGACATATATACAGAAGAAAAGGGGATACCAATCCATATTAAACTTATGAGTAAGAGTAATTTTTTGCAATCTTCCAAAGAAGACTTAAAGGGAGGCTTTATCCATAGAATAGTATCTTCTTCCAGATTAGTATTTTCAAAGGACATGGAAATAACATCTAAATATGATGTGGGAAGATATTATCCTGATCTGGATAGAGAGAGATGGAACATGGTATACCTTGGAGAATTATTTAAAAATATGGGAGTATGTAAAAAGTATCTTCAAAATGATGTTATATATACATCTTATATTGCAGCAGTACGTTCTGTGGAAGAATTCTCAAAGTTATATGTAAATTCCTCGGGACATATGATAAGTAAAGATGCGGTAACTATTGCTATGAATTTAAATAATAGCTTTAGAAAATGTGTAGAGGAATTATTCTTTAGTAAATTGGATGTAGCTGAAGCTATAAATGACATTATGGATTATTTTAAAAAATATATAGATAAGAATATAAGAAATATTACAAAAGTACTTTTAAATTATATGAGAGAAAAGGATTCTTTTTTAAGTTCCGAAGATATAAAAAATGATAGATTATTTTATAATTATGACATAAATATGGAAGAAATATTAAATAGTTTATGGCAGAAAAATTTACTTAAGAAGGATACAAGAGACTATAAGATGAAGGATGGAACTACCTTAGCTAAAGAAAATGTGTATTTTATGTAA
- a CDS encoding PLP-dependent aminotransferase family protein yields MKFILNKYFVDLNKGEIPKYLLIKKHIKRLIDTNIVEDRERLPSIRKLAQFLNVNNITVINAYKRLQAEGYAIQKIGSGTYAKKKDIHKNFNREYSKALKKIFNKETVDYIDFTGETPSGEFFQIDFFKDVLNEVLDRDGAKALICQEYLGYEGLRNSISSVFWNKNVDKEDILIISGAQQGIDLVSKAILNINDSVIVEKPTYSGALSVFKWRRTEIFEVPVEKDGIDMDKFEKILKKNNIKCFYTMSYFQNPTGISCSNYKKIQILKLAQIYDFYIIEDDYLSELIYDNSIKYNSFKSLDNNDRVVYIKSFSKIFLPGIRIGYLIPPKVFKESIQNSKINTDISTSSIMQRALDLYIRKGLWKNYIETLNCAYKKRYIYMEKCILKYLGDKVEFVKPGGGLHFYLKIKEDIKLNSVDIFRQGKDRGILITPGLLFYKNALEGKNYFKISFSHTNEEEIEYGIKILSEIMIA; encoded by the coding sequence GTGAAATTTATTTTAAATAAATATTTTGTAGATCTAAATAAGGGAGAAATACCCAAATATTTATTAATAAAAAAACACATAAAAAGATTAATTGATACCAATATAGTAGAGGATAGAGAAAGATTGCCTTCCATAAGAAAGTTAGCTCAGTTTTTGAATGTAAATAATATTACAGTAATAAATGCCTATAAAAGGCTTCAAGCTGAGGGATATGCAATTCAAAAAATAGGAAGTGGAACTTACGCCAAAAAAAAAGACATACATAAAAATTTTAATAGAGAATATTCTAAGGCTCTAAAAAAAATATTTAATAAAGAAACAGTAGATTATATAGATTTTACAGGAGAAACCCCCAGTGGGGAATTTTTCCAGATAGATTTTTTTAAGGATGTTTTAAATGAAGTATTGGATAGAGATGGAGCTAAAGCCCTGATTTGTCAGGAATATCTAGGATATGAAGGTCTTAGAAATAGTATAAGTAGTGTTTTCTGGAATAAAAATGTGGATAAAGAAGACATACTTATAATTTCCGGGGCACAGCAGGGTATAGATTTGGTTTCAAAAGCAATATTGAATATAAATGATAGTGTAATAGTGGAAAAGCCGACTTACAGTGGAGCCTTATCTGTATTTAAATGGAGAAGAACGGAGATTTTTGAAGTACCTGTTGAAAAAGATGGTATTGACATGGACAAGTTTGAAAAAATACTTAAAAAAAATAATATAAAATGTTTTTATACCATGAGTTATTTTCAGAATCCTACAGGAATAAGCTGCAGTAATTATAAAAAAATACAAATATTGAAATTGGCACAAATATATGATTTCTATATAATAGAAGATGATTATCTGTCAGAATTAATCTATGATAATAGTATAAAGTATAATAGCTTTAAAAGTTTAGATAATAATGATAGGGTGGTATATATAAAAAGTTTTTCAAAAATATTTTTACCCGGTATAAGAATTGGATATTTAATACCTCCTAAAGTATTTAAGGAGAGTATTCAAAATTCTAAAATTAATACGGATATATCTACATCTAGTATTATGCAGAGAGCTTTAGACTTATATATTAGAAAGGGGTTGTGGAAAAATTATATAGAAACTTTAAATTGTGCCTATAAAAAAAGATATATTTACATGGAAAAGTGTATATTAAAGTATTTGGGAGATAAAGTAGAATTTGTAAAACCAGGGGGAGGATTACACTTTTATTTAAAAATTAAGGAAGATATAAAATTAAATTCTGTAGATATTTTTAGACAGGGAAAAGATAGGGGAATTTTAATTACTCCCGGACTTTTATTTTATAAAAACGCTTTAGAGGGGAAAAATTATTTTAAGATAAGTTTTTCTCATACAAATGAAGAAGAAATAGAATATGGAATAAAAATATTAAGTGAAATCATGATTGCATAA
- a CDS encoding YigZ family protein, producing MSYFTVKDEANSRVEEKKSVFIGNIKRVCTENDAKKFISRIKSENSKASHNVYAYVIGQKMNIQRYSDDGEPQGTAGIPILEIIKQHKITDVAVVVTRYFGGTLLGKAGLIKAYSKAAVSAIDQGKIVEKVQGSSVDMFIDYYNLGKLQYMFEQKSVYVENVEYADKVKVSINCVIEDVDKLINEIIEVTNGKCEVIVGDEEFYFKMDNRLIKE from the coding sequence ATGAGCTATTTTACAGTGAAAGATGAGGCTAATTCTAGAGTTGAAGAAAAAAAATCTGTATTTATAGGTAATATAAAAAGAGTCTGTACAGAAAATGATGCTAAAAAATTTATAAGCAGAATAAAATCAGAAAACTCCAAGGCATCTCATAATGTGTATGCTTATGTAATTGGACAAAAAATGAATATACAAAGGTACAGTGATGATGGAGAACCTCAGGGAACTGCAGGAATACCTATATTAGAAATAATAAAACAGCATAAGATAACAGATGTGGCTGTAGTTGTTACAAGATATTTTGGAGGTACATTGCTTGGTAAAGCGGGGCTAATTAAAGCCTACTCAAAAGCTGCAGTCTCAGCAATTGACCAGGGTAAAATAGTAGAAAAAGTACAGGGCTCCTCTGTAGATATGTTTATAGATTATTATAATTTGGGTAAATTACAGTATATGTTTGAACAAAAATCAGTTTATGTAGAAAATGTAGAATATGCCGATAAGGTTAAAGTATCCATAAACTGTGTTATAGAAGATGTAGATAAATTAATAAATGAAATTATAGAAGTTACAAATGGAAAGTGTGAAGTAATAGTTGGTGATGAAGAATTTTATTTTAAAATGGATAATAGACTTATCAAGGAATAA
- a CDS encoding YebC/PmpR family DNA-binding transcriptional regulator, with translation MSGHSKWHNIQAKKGKADAIKGKIFTKIGKELAIAAKDGGSNLDNNAKLRDIVAKARSNNMPQDTINRAIKKGAGEMEGVNYEEIIYEGYGSNGVAVIVKALTDNKNRTAGNVRSIFSKQGGNLGANGCVSWMFQTKGELVVERKDDMDEDEIMMQALDAGAEDFNTEEEVFEIITSVEDFGSVREKLENEGLEFISAEITMIPDNTVAVDMDAAGKVQKLIDKLEDDDDVQNVYHNADFPDEFEE, from the coding sequence ATGTCAGGACATTCAAAATGGCATAATATACAGGCAAAAAAGGGTAAAGCAGATGCGATAAAAGGTAAGATATTTACTAAAATAGGAAAAGAGTTGGCTATTGCAGCTAAAGATGGGGGATCGAATCTAGATAACAATGCTAAACTAAGAGACATTGTAGCAAAGGCTAGGTCCAATAATATGCCCCAGGATACAATTAACAGGGCCATTAAAAAAGGTGCAGGAGAAATGGAAGGGGTAAATTATGAAGAAATAATTTATGAAGGATATGGCTCAAATGGAGTAGCAGTAATAGTTAAGGCTTTAACAGATAATAAAAACAGAACAGCAGGTAATGTAAGGAGTATATTTTCAAAGCAAGGTGGAAATTTAGGAGCTAATGGCTGTGTATCATGGATGTTCCAAACTAAAGGTGAATTAGTAGTAGAAAGAAAAGATGATATGGATGAAGATGAAATTATGATGCAGGCATTGGATGCAGGTGCAGAGGATTTTAATACTGAAGAGGAAGTATTTGAAATAATTACAAGCGTAGAAGATTTTGGAAGTGTGCGAGAAAAATTGGAGAATGAGGGTCTTGAATTTATATCAGCAGAAATTACAATGATACCGGATAATACAGTAGCTGTTGATATGGATGCTGCAGGAAAAGTTCAAAAACTTATAGATAAGCTGGAAGATGATGACGATGTTCAAAATGTCTATCATAATGCAGATTTTCCAGATGAATTTGAAGAATAA
- a CDS encoding ComEC/Rec2 family competence protein, with translation MKKIITFIATFILIIGINNIASAGHEKYEVHFLNVGQGDCILVKAHDKSYLIDTGSAYYSKKVIKYLDSNKINKIEGIILTHYHSDHYGGIIKIAQCKKVGKVYLPGHESSMKYIIRGKLINMGTPVEYIGEGWRLKSQGIDLEAIAPLHEDNNIENNNSIVLQGNIGQLDYLFAGDCEKSEEQSMIDSGKIRKCDVLKVPHHGIHTSTLGEFLEKTNPKVAIITSNKSTPNKTIEDRLVNRGITVWRTDKQGNIFIKNKILYCDRNYTSIKLK, from the coding sequence ATGAAGAAAATAATAACATTCATTGCTACCTTTATACTAATAATAGGTATAAATAATATAGCTTCTGCAGGTCATGAAAAATACGAGGTACATTTTTTGAATGTAGGTCAGGGTGACTGCATTTTAGTAAAAGCACATGACAAAAGCTATTTGATAGATACAGGGAGTGCATATTATAGTAAAAAAGTGATAAAATATTTAGATTCAAATAAGATAAATAAAATAGAAGGTATAATATTAACCCACTACCATAGTGATCATTACGGTGGCATAATAAAAATAGCACAATGTAAAAAGGTAGGCAAGGTATATTTGCCGGGGCATGAAAGTTCTATGAAATATATTATAAGGGGTAAATTAATTAATATGGGAACTCCTGTGGAATACATAGGTGAAGGCTGGCGTCTAAAATCACAGGGTATAGATCTTGAAGCTATTGCACCCTTGCATGAAGATAATAATATAGAAAATAATAATTCCATTGTATTACAGGGAAATATAGGTCAGCTTGATTATCTGTTTGCTGGGGATTGCGAAAAAAGTGAAGAACAGAGTATGATAGATTCAGGAAAGATTAGAAAATGTGATGTACTAAAAGTTCCCCATCATGGAATTCATACAAGTACTCTTGGCGAATTTTTAGAAAAAACAAATCCCAAAGTGGCCATTATAACGAGTAATAAAAGTACTCCGAATAAGACAATAGAAGATAGACTGGTAAATAGGGGAATTACAGTTTGGAGAACAGACAAGCAAGGGAATATATTTATTAAAAATAAAATTTTATATTGTGATAGAAATTATACTAGTATAAAGTTAAAATAA
- the ruvA gene encoding Holliday junction branch migration protein RuvA — protein MYEYIKGIYKGVVKDYIVVENNGIGYKINTSGSTIAKTPKIDENITLYLQQIVREDFIGLYGFLTKEEINMFNLLLTINGIGAKAALSLLSMCSVNNLKYAIISGDEKNLVRAPGVGKKTAQRIILELKDKIKTEEIINNEKDYRQVNSEEQTTEVLEALIALGYSEKEAARAVAFIDTNDSIESMIKNALKFLMN, from the coding sequence ATGTATGAGTATATAAAAGGCATATATAAAGGGGTAGTTAAGGATTATATAGTAGTTGAAAACAACGGTATAGGATATAAGATAAATACCTCTGGAAGTACTATTGCTAAAACTCCAAAAATAGATGAAAATATAACTTTATATCTTCAGCAAATAGTAAGAGAAGATTTTATAGGATTATATGGATTTTTAACAAAAGAAGAGATTAATATGTTCAATCTTCTTCTTACTATAAATGGCATAGGAGCAAAAGCGGCGCTTTCTCTCTTATCTATGTGTAGTGTTAATAATTTAAAATATGCTATAATATCTGGAGATGAAAAAAATTTAGTAAGAGCTCCAGGGGTAGGAAAGAAAACTGCACAGAGAATTATATTGGAACTTAAAGATAAAATAAAAACAGAAGAAATTATAAATAATGAAAAAGATTATAGACAAGTTAATTCAGAAGAACAGACGACGGAAGTTTTAGAAGCACTTATAGCCCTTGGATATTCCGAAAAAGAAGCAGCTAGGGCTGTGGCTTTTATAGATACTAATGATTCTATTGAATCAATGATAAAAAATGCTTTGAAATTTTTAATGAATTAG
- the ruvB gene encoding Holliday junction branch migration DNA helicase RuvB gives MEDRIVTPLNIKGDAEGEYSLRPKSLSEYIGQRKVKEKLKIFIEAAKNRKEALDHVLFYGPPGLGKTTLANIIALEMGGNLKITSGPAIERAGDLAAILTSLDDRDVLFIDEIHRLNRSVEEILYPAMEDYALDIVIGKGAATKSIRLDLPRFTLIGATTRVGLLTAPLRDRFGVLCPMDFYEQDELSQIIVRSCSILQVKIEPEAAVEIGKRSRGTPRIANRLLKRVRDYSEVKGNGIIDLKTSKAALELLEVDREGFDSIDNKILRAIIDNFNGGPVGIETLAYFIGEELDTIEDVYEPYLLQRGFIIRTPRGRVASDSAYRHFNKTRKSSNKNFKQSSLFEDEV, from the coding sequence ATGGAAGATAGAATAGTTACTCCACTTAATATTAAAGGCGATGCAGAAGGTGAGTACAGTTTAAGACCTAAAAGCCTCAGTGAATATATTGGACAGAGAAAAGTGAAAGAAAAATTAAAAATATTTATAGAGGCTGCTAAAAATAGAAAAGAAGCTCTGGATCATGTACTGTTTTATGGTCCCCCAGGGCTTGGCAAAACTACACTAGCTAATATAATTGCTTTGGAGATGGGAGGTAATTTAAAAATTACCTCAGGACCTGCTATAGAAAGGGCAGGGGACTTAGCTGCAATACTTACCAGCCTTGATGACAGGGATGTGCTTTTTATAGATGAAATACACAGATTAAATAGAAGTGTAGAGGAAATACTGTATCCAGCTATGGAAGATTATGCCCTCGATATAGTTATAGGAAAGGGAGCAGCCACCAAGTCCATAAGATTGGATTTACCTAGATTTACCCTTATAGGAGCTACTACAAGGGTAGGACTTTTGACTGCTCCTTTAAGAGATAGATTTGGCGTTTTATGTCCTATGGATTTTTATGAACAGGATGAGTTAAGTCAAATTATAGTTAGATCCTGTAGTATACTCCAAGTAAAAATAGAGCCGGAGGCTGCAGTGGAGATAGGAAAGAGATCCCGGGGAACTCCAAGGATTGCCAATAGACTTTTAAAAAGGGTAAGAGATTATTCTGAAGTTAAAGGTAATGGAATAATAGATTTAAAAACCAGCAAGGCAGCATTGGAACTGTTGGAAGTGGATAGAGAAGGATTTGACAGTATAGATAATAAAATATTAAGAGCCATTATAGATAACTTTAATGGAGGACCTGTGGGCATAGAAACACTTGCTTACTTTATAGGAGAGGAACTGGATACTATAGAAGATGTATATGAGCCTTATCTGCTTCAAAGGGGATTTATAATTAGAACTCCCAGAGGGAGAGTTGCCTCTGACAGTGCTTACAGGCACTTTAATAAAACCAGGAAAAGTAGTAATAAAAATTTTAAACAGTCATCTCTATTTGAGGACGAGGTATAA
- the queA gene encoding tRNA preQ1(34) S-adenosylmethionine ribosyltransferase-isomerase QueA: MEVTDFDFYLPEELIAQKPLKKRDEGRLMILDRKTGKVEHKVFKDIIDYLNPGDCLVLNDTRVLPARLIGVREDTMRKMEFLLLKRKDSCTWETLVKPGRRAKIGSRFNFGNGQLKAEVVSINQDGNRIVKFEYNGVFEEILDKLGQIPLPPYIKEKLEDKELYQTVYSREEGSAAAPTAGLHFTEELLRELREKGVNLAFLTLHVGLGTFRPVKVENIEEHTMHSEFYSMSEEAANMINTAKESGHSVISVGTTSCRTLETIGDENGRVKEQSGWTDIFIYPGYKYKVVDKLITNFHLPKSTLIMLVSAFYGRENTLKAYNTAVKEKYRFFSFGDAMFIK, from the coding sequence TTGGAGGTTACAGATTTCGATTTTTACTTGCCAGAGGAATTAATTGCACAGAAGCCTTTAAAAAAAAGGGATGAAGGAAGGCTTATGATACTGGATAGAAAAACTGGTAAAGTTGAACACAAAGTATTTAAGGATATAATAGATTATCTAAATCCAGGGGATTGTCTTGTATTAAATGATACCAGGGTTTTACCTGCAAGGCTTATAGGTGTGAGAGAAGATACCATGCGGAAAATGGAGTTTTTGCTGTTGAAAAGAAAGGATAGCTGTACCTGGGAAACTTTAGTTAAGCCTGGCAGAAGGGCTAAGATTGGGAGTAGATTTAATTTTGGCAATGGACAGTTAAAGGCTGAAGTAGTTAGTATAAACCAGGATGGAAATAGAATAGTTAAATTTGAATATAATGGAGTATTTGAAGAAATACTAGATAAACTAGGCCAAATACCTCTTCCACCATACATAAAGGAAAAATTAGAGGATAAAGAGCTATATCAAACTGTGTATTCCAGGGAAGAAGGATCTGCAGCAGCACCTACAGCTGGACTTCATTTTACTGAAGAACTATTGAGAGAGCTCCGTGAAAAAGGTGTCAATCTGGCATTTTTAACGCTGCATGTGGGTCTTGGAACTTTCAGGCCTGTTAAAGTAGAAAATATAGAAGAGCATACCATGCATTCTGAGTTTTATTCCATGTCAGAAGAGGCTGCGAATATGATAAATACAGCTAAAGAAAGCGGTCACAGTGTAATTTCTGTGGGAACTACCTCTTGCAGAACACTTGAAACTATAGGAGATGAAAATGGCAGGGTAAAAGAGCAATCGGGATGGACGGATATATTTATATATCCGGGATATAAATATAAAGTAGTAGATAAACTTATAACAAACTTTCATCTTCCAAAATCCACCCTTATAATGCTTGTAAGTGCATTTTACGGAAGAGAAAATACATTGAAGGCGTATAATACGGCAGTAAAAGAAAAATATCGCTTTTTCAGTTTTGGGGATGCTATGTTCATCAAGTGA
- the tgt gene encoding tRNA guanosine(34) transglycosylase Tgt produces MYKLLKKDGNARRGEFNTPHGVVQTPVFMNVGTLAAIKGAVSSRDLKEIGCQIELSNTYHLSLRPGDEIIRKLGGLHKFMNWDRPILTDSGGFQVFSLSSIRKIKEEGVYFNSHIDGRKIFMGPEESMKIQSNLASTIAMAFDECVENPAPKEYVEDSVKRTTRWLKRCKTEIDRLNSMPYTINKRQMLFGINQGGVYDDIRVEHAKIISDMDLDGYAIGGLAVGETHEEMYRVLEKVVPNLPQNKPIYLMGVGTPTNILEAVERGVDFFDCVMPSRNGRHSHVFTSYGVIHLLNAKYQLDDTPIDSECNCPTCKNYTRAYIRHLFKAKEMLAMRLCVIHNLYFYNNLMKEIRESIDKGDFLQYKKEKLEKWNETA; encoded by the coding sequence ATGTATAAATTGCTTAAAAAAGATGGAAATGCCAGAAGAGGCGAGTTTAATACACCCCATGGGGTAGTTCAAACTCCAGTCTTTATGAATGTAGGTACTCTGGCTGCTATAAAAGGTGCAGTTTCTAGCAGAGATTTAAAGGAAATTGGATGTCAAATAGAACTTTCGAATACCTATCATTTGAGTTTGAGACCTGGGGATGAAATTATCAGAAAGCTTGGTGGATTACATAAATTTATGAATTGGGATAGACCTATTTTAACTGATTCTGGAGGATTCCAAGTATTTTCTCTCTCCAGTATAAGAAAGATAAAAGAAGAGGGAGTATATTTTAATTCTCATATAGATGGTAGAAAAATATTTATGGGACCGGAAGAGAGTATGAAGATTCAAAGTAACCTGGCATCTACGATAGCTATGGCTTTTGATGAGTGTGTTGAAAATCCTGCCCCTAAAGAGTATGTTGAAGATTCAGTTAAAAGAACTACCCGCTGGTTAAAAAGATGTAAAACCGAAATTGATAGGTTAAATTCCATGCCGTATACCATAAATAAAAGGCAAATGCTCTTTGGTATAAACCAAGGAGGGGTATATGATGATATACGGGTGGAACATGCAAAAATAATAAGCGATATGGATCTGGATGGATACGCCATAGGAGGGCTTGCTGTAGGAGAAACTCATGAGGAAATGTATAGAGTTCTAGAAAAGGTAGTTCCAAATCTTCCCCAGAATAAGCCAATATATTTGATGGGAGTAGGTACTCCAACTAATATACTGGAAGCGGTGGAAAGAGGAGTGGATTTTTTTGACTGTGTGATGCCTTCGAGGAATGGAAGACATTCTCATGTATTTACATCCTATGGTGTAATACATCTGTTAAATGCAAAATATCAGCTGGATGATACTCCCATTGACAGTGAGTGCAATTGTCCTACCTGTAAAAATTACACCAGGGCATACATAAGACACCTGTTTAAAGCAAAAGAGATGTTAGCTATGAGACTTTGTGTAATACACAATTTGTATTTTTATAATAATTTAATGAAGGAAATAAGAGAATCTATTGATAAAGGAGATTTTTTACAATATAAAAAGGAAAAGCTTGAAAAGTGGAATGAAACAGCTTAA
- the yajC gene encoding preprotein translocase subunit YajC, with amino-acid sequence MDALGRLAPLIIVLAFFYLLIFLPESRRRKKYNAMLQSLKVNDEIMTKGGIIGKITHIQENVLTIQTGPDRVKIKLDKTGILNVLSETKKQESTDIDKK; translated from the coding sequence TTGGATGCATTGGGTAGATTGGCACCGCTTATAATTGTGCTAGCATTTTTTTATTTACTTATATTCTTGCCGGAAAGCAGGAGAAGAAAAAAGTATAATGCTATGCTGCAAAGTCTTAAAGTTAATGATGAGATTATGACTAAAGGCGGTATAATAGGTAAAATTACACATATTCAGGAAAATGTTTTAACCATTCAAACAGGACCTGACAGAGTGAAAATAAAATTAGATAAAACAGGAATATTGAATGTTTTATCTGAAACAAAAAAACAAGAAAGTACTGACATTGATAAAAAGTAA
- a CDS encoding TIGR04086 family membrane protein, with amino-acid sequence MGGVLILEKNNNYLPAVEGVLRGFIITVILLLIFAVVMTFVEVSSRASYIFYLITTILSIMYASIYAVRKIGKKGWLIGILVTLLYLVILYVVSIISGNSMVIGTGGFTRVLLALIVGALSGIIGINL; translated from the coding sequence ATGGGGGGTGTTTTAATTTTGGAAAAGAATAATAATTACCTTCCTGCAGTGGAAGGGGTTCTAAGAGGGTTCATAATTACAGTTATTTTGCTCTTGATTTTTGCAGTTGTAATGACTTTTGTAGAAGTTAGTTCAAGGGCAAGTTATATATTCTACTTAATTACTACAATACTTAGTATAATGTATGCTTCTATTTATGCAGTGAGAAAAATAGGGAAGAAAGGATGGCTTATAGGTATTTTAGTAACTCTTCTATATTTGGTTATATTGTATGTAGTTTCCATTATTTCAGGAAATTCTATGGTTATAGGTACAGGTGGATTTACCAGGGTTTTACTTGCTCTTATAGTTGGTGCGCTATCCGGTATTATTGGAATCAATTTATAA